The genomic interval GTCATCGCCGGTCTTGGTGTAAATGCGGTTGAGCTTGACCATGGTTCGGGCTTAACCGCGACCGCCGCCGCCGAACAGGAACAGCGCGCCGAGCAATAGAATCAGTGCAACGGCCTGGCCCATGACGCGCAGGCGCATCAGCCTCTGGCTGGTATTGCCCGGACCGCCTTTGACCATGTTCCACAGGCCCATGCCCAGCACGATAACGACAAAGAGCAGGGCGAGAGCGATGGCGATATTAAGGGCGGTTTCCATGATGTCCTACCGTAGGGAGTGTTGCCCGTTGATATAGGTCGAGAGACCATCAGCCAACGCGTCATAAATGGCACGAATTCGGTGCGAGGTGAACAATTCCCTGTGTGTGGTCAGCCAGATCTCGAGTGGCGGTAGCTTGAGATCGAGCGGCAGGGCCACCAACCCGGGCGTCAGCGGCACAAGATTGGCCTGACCGAAGCCGATGCCGAGCCCTGCCTTGATCAATTCCCAGCCCTGCGTCTGATTGTCCGAACGCAGCGCGAAGGCATCGCGGGTGATGTCAAAGCCAAGGTTTTTGGCATGGGCGACGATGGCCTCGGAGCGGTCAAAACCGATCAGGTCATGTGTCCAGAGTTCGGCCGCCGTGGTCGGTCTGCCGCGCCGGGCGAGGTAACGCTCATGGGCGACGGCCACCAGCGGGATTTGCCCCAGATGGCGCGTCACCAGTTCCAGTTGGGTCGGGCGGAACATGCGCACGGCAATGTCGGCCTCGCGCAGCAGGAGGTTTTCGGCTGAGTCCGAGGGCACGCTTTCGATCGCGATACGTGGATGATGGGCGCGGACCGAGGTCAGGATGGTGGGGAGCACATAATTGGAAATCATCGTGCTGGCGGTGATGCGCACCGTGCCGCCGCTATCGTCCTGCGCGCCATCGGCCAGCATCGAGGCTTCGGCAAAAGCCGTGCGGGCGGCGGCGACCGGCTCATATAGACGCAGTGCGGTGGCGTTGGGCCGCAGGCCTGCCATGGTACGCTCGAACAGCGTGAGGCCGAGATAGGCTTCAAGCGCCTCGATATGGCGGCCAAGCGTCGGCTGGCTCAGGCCCAGCGCCCGCGCGGCGGCGGACAGCGATCCTTCGGCCACCACGGCCGCAAAACTGCGCCACAGAGTCCAGTCGGGTTCTTTATTCATAATTGAATGTCTGACCCCTGATTTTGGCGAATGGATATACGTTATCGTCGAGCGCAACATGATGTCCATCGAGAACAGGAGAACATCATGTCCAAGGGAAGCGTTACGGTTCTGGGAAGCAACGGCCATCTCGGCAATGCCGCGATGTGGGGTTTTCGCGACGCCGGCTGGTCCGTCACCGGCCTCGGACGCACCAATCGCCGCCCGGTGCCAGACACCGCATTCATCGCCGGTGATGCCGACGATATCGCGGTGGTTCGTGCCGCCATCGCCGATGCCGATGTGGTCGTTTACGGGTTGCATCTGCCTTACGACAAATGGGGCGCTGGTCGTGCCGAAGCCCAGCTTCAGGTGGTGATCGACGCCATGGCGGGCAGCGGCAAGACGCTGATGTTTCCTGGCACAATCTACAATTACAGCGCCGGTGACCGGACGCTGTCGCCGAGCCTGCGCCAGAAGGCCGAAGCGCCACGCGGCGATATCCGCATCACGCTCGAACGCATGCTCAAGGACGCGGCCCTGGCCGGGCAGTTTCAGACCATCATCTTGCGTGCCGGCGATTTCTACGGTCCGGGCAATCGCAGCGAATGGTTCGAACAAGCCATTTTGATGGATCAGGCCAAGGGCAAAGTGCATCACCTCGGCGATCTCAACCTGCGCCACAGCTGGGCCTATCTACCGGACCTCGGCAAGGCTTTCGCCATGCTGGCCGAGCGCCGGGCTGAGCTGGGCAGCTTTGAGAACTTCCACTTTGCCGGCAATTGGGTGTCGCATGGCCAGATGATGGCGGCGATCAATGCTGCGGTGGAGCACCCGCTCAAGGTCACGCCGATGGCGTGGTGGGTGCTGGGCGCCATGGGGCTGGTCAACCCGATGATGCGCGACATCTATCGCATGCGCTATCTGTGGCAGAACGAGATGGAGCTGGTCGACCCGCGCCTCGATGTCCTGCTGGGCGCAGGCTTTGCCACCCCGTTCGAAGATGCGGTGGCGGCAACAGTCACCGAACTGGTCGATAGCGCGGGCGCCAAGGCCGCCTGAAGGAGCAATTGAGATGACCCATTTTGTGCGGTGGCAGCGTGTTGAAGGTCTGCTGATATTGCTCGCCGGGCTGGTGATTGCCTGGCAGGTCGATAGCAGTCTGGCCTGGTGGGCGGCGTTGCTGCTGTTCTTTGCGCCAGACCTGAGCTTTCTAGGCTATGGCCTCGGCCCGAAGTTGGGCGGCGCGATCTACAATAGTGTTCACGTCTATGCGTTCGGCGTCATCGTGCTCGCCGCCGGCATGGTCCTCGCCATGCCATTCGTCGCGGCGATGGGCGCCCTCTGGTTCTCCCATTGCGGCTTTGACCGGGCGCTTGGCTATGGCCTCAAATCACCCGAGAGCTTTTCCGACACCCATCTCGGACGCATCGGCAAACACAAGCCTTAGAGCCCGACCGCGCGCCGCACATCGTCTGGCGTCCAACCCTTGGCTCGGAGATCCGTAAGGGTTTCCGAGCCTTTCGATTTGGCGAGCTTTTTGCCCTCGTCATCGAGGATCAGCTTGTGAAAATTGTAGATCGGCGAGGGCAGGCCAAGCAGCATTTGCAGCAGCGCATGGATATCGGTCGCCGCTTCCATGTCCCGGCCGCGCGTCACGTGGGTAATGGCTTGCGCCGCGTCGTCCACCACAACGCTCAGGTGATAGCTGGTCGGCGTGCCCTTGCGCTGCAGCACCACATCGCCCCAGCGTTCGGGCCGCGCGTGGCGGATTTGCGGGCGGTCGGTCACCAACGGGCCAACGACCGAAAATGTCAGCATGCCGACGCGGTCCATGGCGCGTTCCGTATCGAGGCGAAACTGCACCGGATCGCCGCGCTCCAGCCGCTCGATCTGCTCGCCGCGATCAAGATGGCGGCACGTGCCGGGATAGAGCGGCGCGCCGTCCGGGTCGCTGCCCTCGGCGCTCGCCGCAATATCGCTGCGTGAACAAAAGCACGGATAGAGCAGGTTTTCGTCGCGCAGCACATTGCCGGCTTCGGCATAGGCGTCGAGCCGGTCGGACTGCTGCATCACCGGTTGCGGCCAGTCGAGGCCCAGCCAATGCAGATCGTCAAAGATCGCCGTGACAAAATCGGGTTTACTGCGTTCGGCATCAATGTCTTCGATCCGCAGCAAAGCGGTGCCACCGAGCAGCTTTGCCGCGTTCCAGGTATAAAGCGCGGAATAGGCGTGGCCGAGATGCAGCCGCCCATTGGGGCTAGGCGCAAAGCGAAGGACAGAACTGGATGATGAATTTGGCACGAGGCGTTTCTACATGACTGGCCTGCTCGCGTCACCGCGTCTCGATAGCGTCGAAGCCATCGCCGCCCATATCGATCTGCTCGTCGGCATGGACCCGCGTCTCGCCACAGTCCGCGACCGGGCAGGGCCGGTGCAGCCGCGTATCACCCAGCCGGGCTTTGTTGGTATCGCCAAGGTGATCTGCGGCCAGCAATTGTCGGTTGCCAGCGCGCGGGCGATCTGGTCGCGCTATGAACTGCTGCCGGGTGCGCTCGATCCGGTGACCTATCTGGCGCTGAGCGAAGAAGACGTGCGGGCGACCGGGTTTTCCGGCGGCAAGTTCCGGACGGTGCGGGTGATCGCCGAGGCGATGGCGGCGGGGGACCTCGATTTCGACCACCTCGAAACGCTCCCTGCCGATGACGCCGTCGCCTATCTCGTCGCCCATAAAGGCATAGGGCCGTGGACGGCGCAGGTCTATCTGATGTTCTGTGCCGGCCATCCCGACGTCTTTCCGGCCGGCGATCTGGCTTTGCTCAAGGCCGTGCAGCATGGGCTCGGACTTGACGCGCGTCCAACCATCGCGGCAATGTCCGTTATTGCTGAATTCTGGTCGCCCTATCGCTCTGCGGCGGCATTACTCTTCTGGCGCTATTTTGCAGTTTTGCGAGACCGCGATGGCATTTTGCTATGAGGGCCGAAACGCGTGAGCGTTGTCGATAGAATTTACGAAGCCGCTTTTGTGCCCGAGATGTGGCCGAAGGCGCTCGCCGAAATTACCGACCTCAGCAGTTCTTCGTCTGGTGCGATGTTAATCGTCGACCGTCGGCTGCCCCCACTCTATTCGGCCACCGAAAATGTAACTGATACGCTGGAGGCCTTCGCACAGTCACCGGGCTGGTATGATAATTCGCGACTGCATAGAATTCAACGCAAGAATTATTCCGGTTTTCTTGAAGTCAGCGAGTTCTCGACCGAAGAAGAACGTCGGCTCGACAAGTCGCAGCAGCATATGGAAAGCCTGGGCATAAGCTGGCAAATCGGGTCTGCAGTGTTGATGCCGGGCGGTGAGACGGTGTTGTTCACCTTCGAACGCATGTTGGGCATGGCCCGATTTTCACCCGAGGATGTGGCGCTGTTTAACGATTTGCGACCGCATCTTGCCCGCGCCAGCCTGATGGCGGCGCGCCTTAAGCTCGAGCGCGCACAGGCCAGTGTCGATGCGATGGATGCGATGGGTGTTCCCGCCGCCGTGATCCTGCCGTCTGGCGTGGTCATCACGACAAATACGCTGTTCGAGCAACTGGGTGATGTGCTGCGGCCTGCAGCTTTCGGGCGCCTGATGGCGCGTGACCGGCAGGCCAACCGGCTGCTACAGGCGGCAATTCCCGGGGGTGATCAGGGTTTTGCACCGCAAACACGCTCCATCCCTATGCAACTTTATGACGGCGAAAGAGCTATCGTCGTCCATGTCATTCCCCTGCACCGCTCGGCCAGCGATGTGTTTGACCGGGGTGCCGCTTTGGTCGCCGTAACCGGATATTCTGTTGAGGGTAACACGCCCTCCGACGCCGTTTTGCGGGGCTTGTTCGACCTTTCTCCCGCCGAAGCAGGCATTGCTACCGATCTGTCCTCTGGTCAAGCCATCAAGGACATCGCCACCCAGCGCGGCGTCGCGGTCTCCACCGTACGCACCCATCTGGCGCAGATTTTCCGCAAGACGGGTACCAGCCAGCAGGGGCAGCTGATCGCACTGCTCAAAGGCATCAGCGGCTATCCAGTGCCCTAGCCGTCGTGTCCGGTGTGGCTCCCAAACCACAATCGGCCATTCCATCCATCTCCTCTCCATCAAATGAATGATGTGCCCATTGCACGCTTGCCCGAACCTGCTCCCCAAGCAAATCGGGAGAATGGCTGTGCGACTGAAGAATTTGGGTCTGGCGGGTGGGTTGGTGAGCGTGCTGGCGTTGGGCGGGAGCGCTGTGGCGCAGGAAACGACCGACTGGACCGGCTTTTATGCCGGCATTTTTGGCGGCTATGGTCTTGATAGCGACAGCTCGTCGGGTAGTTCCATTGGTCCGGCGAGCATCACAATTGGCGGCACTGCGCTAGACGGTTCGCTTGCGTCGTCCACTGGCCGTATTGATGGTATCTTCGGCGGGGCAACCGCCGGCTACAATTATCAGCACAACAACATCGTCTTCGGCGTCGAGGGCAATGTCGGCCTCGGACAGCTGGGGCAAACCAATAGCTCCGATCTATCAGTGAGCTTTGCGGGCGGCGGCAACTCCGTTTCACTCAATTCTTCGGAGCGGACGCAGTATGATATCAATTGGTATAGCAGTCTGGTCGGACGCTTAGGCCTGGCCCATGGCAGCTGGCTTTTCACTCTCAAGGGCGGTGTTGTGCTGGCTGATGCATCCGTCGATGCCACGTCACGTCTGATCGTCGAAGACCCCAACAATGTGATCGGTATCGCCCCCGGCATTGATGTTCCCGGCAGCTCGAATGCGTCACAGGTTCTGGTCGGTACGACTTTCGGCTTTGGTGCCGAAACCATGATCGCCGACAATGTCTCGATCGGGGCTGAATATGCCTATGTCGCACTGCCCGATCTGTCGGCGCCCTCGCCCGGCATTGGCGGGCTGCTCGGTGGCGGTGGTGGCTCGACCTTTGGCGGCGGCATTCACCAGATCAAGGCCAGCCTCAATTACCATTTCTGACTTAACTTGGCCCGGGAACGACCTCCATCCCGGGCCTTTCTTTGGCGTTGCGCCAACAAGTGTGCTAGCCCCAAGGCAGTTCAGAAATCTGCTGAGGTCCAGCTCAAGTGTCGATTAAACTCTCCGGCCCCATGTTGCCACCGGTTTCCGGTGGCGCACCCAAACAGGCCGTTGTGCTGCTGCATGGCTATGGCAGCGATGGCAATGATCTGATCGGCCTTGCGCCGCACTGGCAGGGTCTGCTGCCCGACGCAGTGTTTATTTCGCCTAATGCGCCCGAGCAGTGCCGCCAAATGGCATCGGGCTATCAGTGGTTCGACATTGCTTTTGAGGGCGACCGGCTGGCTAGCCGCCAGATCGGCGTCGTCAACGCGCGGCCCGTGCTGGTCGAATTTCTCAACGACCTCTGGAGCCAGAGCGGCATCA from Devosia sp. 2618 carries:
- a CDS encoding twin transmembrane helix small protein — its product is METALNIAIALALLFVVIVLGMGLWNMVKGGPGNTSQRLMRLRVMGQAVALILLLGALFLFGGGGRG
- a CDS encoding LysR family transcriptional regulator is translated as MNKEPDWTLWRSFAAVVAEGSLSAAARALGLSQPTLGRHIEALEAYLGLTLFERTMAGLRPNATALRLYEPVAAARTAFAEASMLADGAQDDSGGTVRITASTMISNYVLPTILTSVRAHHPRIAIESVPSDSAENLLLREADIAVRMFRPTQLELVTRHLGQIPLVAVAHERYLARRGRPTTAAELWTHDLIGFDRSEAIVAHAKNLGFDITRDAFALRSDNQTQGWELIKAGLGIGFGQANLVPLTPGLVALPLDLKLPPLEIWLTTHRELFTSHRIRAIYDALADGLSTYINGQHSLR
- a CDS encoding NAD-dependent epimerase/dehydratase family protein translates to MSKGSVTVLGSNGHLGNAAMWGFRDAGWSVTGLGRTNRRPVPDTAFIAGDADDIAVVRAAIADADVVVYGLHLPYDKWGAGRAEAQLQVVIDAMAGSGKTLMFPGTIYNYSAGDRTLSPSLRQKAEAPRGDIRITLERMLKDAALAGQFQTIILRAGDFYGPGNRSEWFEQAILMDQAKGKVHHLGDLNLRHSWAYLPDLGKAFAMLAERRAELGSFENFHFAGNWVSHGQMMAAINAAVEHPLKVTPMAWWVLGAMGLVNPMMRDIYRMRYLWQNEMELVDPRLDVLLGAGFATPFEDAVAATVTELVDSAGAKAA
- a CDS encoding DUF4260 domain-containing protein, with product MTHFVRWQRVEGLLILLAGLVIAWQVDSSLAWWAALLLFFAPDLSFLGYGLGPKLGGAIYNSVHVYAFGVIVLAAGMVLAMPFVAAMGALWFSHCGFDRALGYGLKSPESFSDTHLGRIGKHKP
- the gluQRS gene encoding tRNA glutamyl-Q(34) synthetase GluQRS, with amino-acid sequence MPNSSSSSVLRFAPSPNGRLHLGHAYSALYTWNAAKLLGGTALLRIEDIDAERSKPDFVTAIFDDLHWLGLDWPQPVMQQSDRLDAYAEAGNVLRDENLLYPCFCSRSDIAASAEGSDPDGAPLYPGTCRHLDRGEQIERLERGDPVQFRLDTERAMDRVGMLTFSVVGPLVTDRPQIRHARPERWGDVVLQRKGTPTSYHLSVVVDDAAQAITHVTRGRDMEAATDIHALLQMLLGLPSPIYNFHKLILDDEGKKLAKSKGSETLTDLRAKGWTPDDVRRAVGL
- a CDS encoding DNA-3-methyladenine glycosylase, with protein sequence MTGLLASPRLDSVEAIAAHIDLLVGMDPRLATVRDRAGPVQPRITQPGFVGIAKVICGQQLSVASARAIWSRYELLPGALDPVTYLALSEEDVRATGFSGGKFRTVRVIAEAMAAGDLDFDHLETLPADDAVAYLVAHKGIGPWTAQVYLMFCAGHPDVFPAGDLALLKAVQHGLGLDARPTIAAMSVIAEFWSPYRSAAALLFWRYFAVLRDRDGILL
- a CDS encoding helix-turn-helix transcriptional regulator, producing the protein MSVVDRIYEAAFVPEMWPKALAEITDLSSSSSGAMLIVDRRLPPLYSATENVTDTLEAFAQSPGWYDNSRLHRIQRKNYSGFLEVSEFSTEEERRLDKSQQHMESLGISWQIGSAVLMPGGETVLFTFERMLGMARFSPEDVALFNDLRPHLARASLMAARLKLERAQASVDAMDAMGVPAAVILPSGVVITTNTLFEQLGDVLRPAAFGRLMARDRQANRLLQAAIPGGDQGFAPQTRSIPMQLYDGERAIVVHVIPLHRSASDVFDRGAALVAVTGYSVEGNTPSDAVLRGLFDLSPAEAGIATDLSSGQAIKDIATQRGVAVSTVRTHLAQIFRKTGTSQQGQLIALLKGISGYPVP
- a CDS encoding outer membrane beta-barrel protein encodes the protein MRLKNLGLAGGLVSVLALGGSAVAQETTDWTGFYAGIFGGYGLDSDSSSGSSIGPASITIGGTALDGSLASSTGRIDGIFGGATAGYNYQHNNIVFGVEGNVGLGQLGQTNSSDLSVSFAGGGNSVSLNSSERTQYDINWYSSLVGRLGLAHGSWLFTLKGGVVLADASVDATSRLIVEDPNNVIGIAPGIDVPGSSNASQVLVGTTFGFGAETMIADNVSIGAEYAYVALPDLSAPSPGIGGLLGGGGGSTFGGGIHQIKASLNYHF